The Bradyrhizobium sp. CCGB01 genome segment GATGTCGATCGGGCGCGCGGCTCCCGAATATCAGATCCGCATCACCGACGATGACGGACGGCCGACCGAGGTCGGCGACACCGGCAATCTCTCGATCAAGGGCATCCCCGGCCTGTCGCTGTTCGCCGAATATCTGCACAACGAAAAGGCGACGCGCGAGAGCTTCGACGCGCACGGCTTCTTCCTCACCGGCGACCGCGTCGAGCGCCTCGCGAACGGCTTCATCAGGTTCGGTGACCGCGCCAAGGACATGCTGAAGGTCGGTGGCGAGAACGTCGCGGCCTCCGAGATCGAGCAGGTGATCGCGGTCGTATCAGGCGTGCGCGAGGCCGCGGTGGTCGCGAAGAAGCATCCAATGCTCGACGAGGTACCGGTCGTGTTCATCATCCCGCACGGCGGCATCGCGGGCGCTGCGCCCGACCTGCATGATCGCGTGATGGCGGCCTGCTCAGCGGGACTGGCGGATTTCAAGGTGCCGCGCGAGATCAGGCTCGTCGACGACATGCCGCGCTCGACGTTGGAGAAGGTGGCGAAGGCGGAGTTGAGGAAGATGGTGGGGTAGCGAACTGCCGTAGGGTGGGCAAAGGCGCGGCAGCGCCGTGCCCACGTTCTTAGAAATGGTGGGCACGCTTCGCTTTGCCCACCCTACGGCAGCGGAGAGTGCCGCTCAAAACGACCCCAGCGCCACGGGGCGGAACGCCTGCAGCAGCTGCTGATCCAGCTTGCCGCCCATGCCTTCCATCATCGCGAACGCGCGGGAGTGCGTGAAGGGCATGCGGTAGGCGCGCTTCTCGACGAGCGCCGCGTAGATGTCGACGATCGTCGTGACCCGCACGATGTCGCTGATCTGGTTCGACGACAGGCCATTCGGATAGCCGCTGCCGTCGAGGAATTCGTGGTGATGCAGGACGACGTCGAGCATCTCCGGCGGGAAGCCGCCCTGCTCCGCGAGCGCGTCATAGCCGCGGCGCGGATGCTGGCGCACCTCGGCCATCTCTTCGTCGGTGAGCTTGCCGGGCTTGTCGAGCAGCACGGAGGGAACGAAGGCCTTGCCGACGTCGTGCAGCAACGCCGCGCGGGTCAGGCGGCGCTGGTCGTCCTCGCGCATGCCGAGATGCTGCGCGAAGGCGACGGCGAAGCCGGTGACGAACAGGCAGTGCCGGTAGCTGCCGACATGATGGCAGCCGACGGTGGTGAGCCATTCGCGCAGCGAGGAGTGCTTGATCGCCTTCAGGATCTTGCTCTCGGCGGCGATGACGTCGTCGAAGGTCAGGGGCACGCCAAGCGGCAGCTTCTCGAACATCTTCGCCAGCACCGCGTGCGCCGCCTCGACGCCGCGGTTGAGCGTCTTGCCGCGGTCGGTCGCGTCATAGGTGGCGGTGTCGGGGAACGCGGCGCGGATGCGTTGCAGGATGTCCTCGGGCTGGAGCGGCCGCGAGATCGTGTCGGTGGCGCCCAGCGCCCAGGCCTGCATGGTGCCGTGATGCAGGGCATCGGCGAGCACGAACAGCCGCGGCATGGTGCGATAGGCATCGCCGCGCAGCTTGTTGCGCACGCGCTGCACGCTCTCGGGCGAGCGCAGATTGATGTCGACCACGAGACCGGACAGATCGCGCGACGGCTGCTCGGGAATGTCCTGCGTCGTCACCGTCGAGACGTCGCCCACGGCCTTCAGGATGCTGGCAAGCTCGGTGCTCTCGTCGCTCCGGTCGGAGGCGAGCAAAAGCCGGCGTTTGGCGGCGGATTTGGCTGGCGCGTTCATGGCTTCCCCAAAAGCACGGGACTGTATTTGGCGTCAGCCTAAGCCGGATCAGGTTCTCCGGCCCTTAAGAGGCGTGCTCAACGGACCCCTGAGGGAATGCACGCAATTTTATGGATCGGCTGCCGAGGCGGCCCCAAACAAAAATGGCGAAAACAACCCCATGCACAGTAGAAAGGCCATTGGAAAGACTAGGCTTTCTCGAACGAAAAATCCGCCGGGGGTTGCCCCTCCGGCGGATCAGATTTCCTCGCAATAATGCCCTTTGTTACGCCTTCATCGCGCCCTTCACGGCTTCGGCCGTGATTGGAAGCGCCCTCACGCGGGCGCCGCTGGCGTTGAAGATGGCGTTGCCGATCGCGGGGGCGACGACCGTCACCGCGGGCTCGCCGACGCCGGTGGCCTTTTCGCCGTTGGCGATCACGGCGACCGCGACCTCCGGCATCTGGCTCATGCGCAAGGGCGTGTAGCTGTCGAAATTGGTCTGCTCGATGCCACCGTCCTTGAGCGTCGCCTTTTCGTACATCGCCAGCGACAGGCCCCACAGCGCCGCGCCCTCGACCTGGGCCCGGATGTTGTCGGGATGCACCTGGGTGCCGACGTCGGTTGCGACCGTGAGCTTCTTCACGGTCACCTCGCCCGACGGCGCCACCGCGACATGGGCGACACACGCCGTCCAGCTCGCGGTTGCGCGCTCCTGCGAGGAGACGCAGGCAACGCCCATGCCCTCGCCCTTCGGCAATTGCTTGGTGCCGTAGCCGGACAGCCCCATCGCGGCGAGCAGCGTGTTGCGCAGCCGCTGCGCGCCGCCGTCGTTCTTGCCCTTGCCGTCCAGCAGCGCGATGCGGAACTGCGCGGGGTCCTTGCCGGCCGCAGCGGCGATCTCGTCGATCATGCTTTCGACCGCCCAGAACGTCCAGCCGGGCGCCACCGAGCGAAGCTGCCCGGACGGCGTCGCATTGTGCGCGAGCTCGTTCTTGATCGCGCGCACATGATGGTTGGGCACGGTGTAGAAGAAGTCGGCGCCGTTCACCGTGAAGGAATCGAGCGGACCCTTCTTGTCGACCGAGGGCGTGAGGAAGTCGGGAATTCCCCAGCGCGCGGTCGGCCAGGCCGACACGACGTCGTGGCTGAGCGCGACGAGCTTGCCGTCGCCATCCACGCCGGCTTTCACTTTCTGGTAGGTGAGCGGACGCGAGAAATCCATCGTCATGTCGTTCTCGCGCGTGTAGATCACCTTCACCGGCTTGCCGATGGCCTTCGCCGCCTGCACCGCCGGAATCATCATGTCGGCGTCGAGCCTGCGGCCGAAGCCGCCGCCGAGCCACATCTGGTGCATGACCACGAATTTCGGATCGATCCCGGCAGCGCCTGCCGCAATCGCGCCGGAGCGCGTCGCGAACTGGTTGCCGGAATAGACGTGCAGGATGTCGCCCTTGAACTCCGCGGTGGCGTTCATCGGCTCCATCGGCGCGTGGATGTTGATGCTGGTGGTGTACTCCGCCTCCAGCACCTTCGCGGCCGTGCCGAACGCCGCATTGGGATCGCCGTCCTTGACGAAGAACTGGCCGGAATCCTCCAGCTTCTGCAGCCGCTTGGCTTCATCGAGCAGCGTCTCGCTCGAGACCTTCGCGTTCGGTCCGCCGTCATAGGCGATCTTCAGCGCTGCCGCCGCCTTCTTGGCGTTGGCATAGGTGCTGGCCACCGCGACCACCCAGCCCGACGTGGTCTGAGTCTTGTCGTCGAGGGTGATGGCCTTGATGAAGCCCGGCACCTTCTTCGCAGCCGAGTCGTCGACCGATTTCACCGTGGCGCCGAAGCGCACCGGTGGGGTGACCACCGCGCCATAGGCCATGCCCGGCAGCATCACGTCGATGCCGTATTTGGCCGTGCCGTTGGTTTTGGAGGGGATGTCGAGCTGCGGCACCGACACCCCGATCATGGTGTACTGATCCGGCGTCTTCAGCTTGATCGCCTTGAGCTCATCAGGCGTGAAGGTTTTCGTCGCCTTGCCGCTTTTGACGATTTCGGCGAACGACATCTGCTTCTTCGACTTCGCGTGCACGATCATGGAATCGCGCACCACGAGTTCCGACGCCGGCACGCCCATCGCGGCGGCCGCGCCTTCCGTCAACGCCATGCGGCCGGCGGCACCGGCACGGCTCATGGCGTCGAAGTTCATCATCGTCGACCAGCTGCCGCCGGTGATCTGTGCGCCCAGCACGGGGTCGTTGAACTTCGGATCGTTGGAGGCGAGGTTGACCCGCATATCGCTCCACTTCGCGCCCAGTTCCTCGCAGACGATCTGCGCCATGGTGGAGGCGATGTGCTGGCCCATGTCGGCCTTGCCGCAGGTCACGGTGACGAGACCATCCGGCGCGATCGCGTACCAGACGCTCGGCTCGAAGTTCGAAGGCGCCGCGAGCGCCTCACCGATGCCGGGCACGCCGGCATAGCCGAGCACGAGGCCGGACGCGGCGGTGCCGACGAGGAACGAGCGACGGCTAAGATCCGTCGTCTCGGGGGTGACGTTGTTCACGTGCTTGTTCATGTGGGCCTCCGTTCGTTGCCGGAGGCGGAAGCGGTGCGCATCTCGGTCGCGGCGCGCATGATCGCCTTCTGGATCCGCGAATAGGTCATGCAGCGGCAGAGATTGCCGTCCATATGCGCGACCACCTCTTCCTTGGTCGGATTGGGATTCTTCGCAAGCAGCGAGGCTGCCTGCATGATCTGCCCGGACTGACAGTAGCCGCATTGCGGCACCTGCTCGGCGATCCACGCCTTCTGCAGCGGATGATCGCCCTTGGGGGCGAGGCCTTCGATGGTGGTGATCTTCTTGCCGGCGACATCGCCGACCATGGTCTGGCACGAACGCACGGCTTCACCGTTGACATGCACGGTGCAGGCGCCGCACAGCCCGGCACCGCAGCCGAACTTGGTGCCTGTCATCTGCAATTGCTCGCGGATCGCCCAGAGGAGCGGCGTGTCGTTCGCCGCATCCACGGACAGACTCCGCCCGTTGATGGTGAGAGTTGGCATAGGCGTCTTCCCCTGCCGGTGCATGAAGCCGCTTACGGCGGCAACTTGAGCAGCGAACGCCCACCGGGCTGGCGTCCACCTTGATCGCGAGAATGATCGCGTTCATGCGTCGTGGCAAATGCAATTTGGAATCGCTCGAAACTATCTCGGCACCCGCTCGTTGTGCGTTGCGACAGCGACACCAACGCAGCGACTGAACGCAACAGAGAGCGCGTCGCACATGCATGCCATCGCGATAGGGCAGTTTCTTCGAGGTAACTTGGCGCGCTAAGGTGCAGGCGCCGACGTGGGCGCCCCTTCTCCCCTTGCGGGAGAAGGTGCAGCGCGGTCGCGGCTACGAAGAACGAGAAATAAGAAAGGGCGGAAACAATGCCGAAGATCAATCGGGACGGCGTCGGGATCTATTACGAAGTCCATGGCGACGGGCCGCCGCTGCTGCTCACCCACGGCTATTCCTCGACCTCGGCGATGTGGCATGGGCAGGTCGATGCGCTCGCGAAGGATCACAAGCTGATCCTGTGGGACATGCGCGGCCACGGCCAGT includes the following:
- a CDS encoding HD-GYP domain-containing protein: MNAPAKSAAKRRLLLASDRSDESTELASILKAVGDVSTVTTQDIPEQPSRDLSGLVVDINLRSPESVQRVRNKLRGDAYRTMPRLFVLADALHHGTMQAWALGATDTISRPLQPEDILQRIRAAFPDTATYDATDRGKTLNRGVEAAHAVLAKMFEKLPLGVPLTFDDVIAAESKILKAIKHSSLREWLTTVGCHHVGSYRHCLFVTGFAVAFAQHLGMREDDQRRLTRAALLHDVGKAFVPSVLLDKPGKLTDEEMAEVRQHPRRGYDALAEQGGFPPEMLDVVLHHHEFLDGSGYPNGLSSNQISDIVRVTTIVDIYAALVEKRAYRMPFTHSRAFAMMEGMGGKLDQQLLQAFRPVALGSF
- a CDS encoding molybdopterin cofactor-binding domain-containing protein yields the protein MNKHVNNVTPETTDLSRRSFLVGTAASGLVLGYAGVPGIGEALAAPSNFEPSVWYAIAPDGLVTVTCGKADMGQHIASTMAQIVCEELGAKWSDMRVNLASNDPKFNDPVLGAQITGGSWSTMMNFDAMSRAGAAGRMALTEGAAAAMGVPASELVVRDSMIVHAKSKKQMSFAEIVKSGKATKTFTPDELKAIKLKTPDQYTMIGVSVPQLDIPSKTNGTAKYGIDVMLPGMAYGAVVTPPVRFGATVKSVDDSAAKKVPGFIKAITLDDKTQTTSGWVVAVASTYANAKKAAAALKIAYDGGPNAKVSSETLLDEAKRLQKLEDSGQFFVKDGDPNAAFGTAAKVLEAEYTTSINIHAPMEPMNATAEFKGDILHVYSGNQFATRSGAIAAGAAGIDPKFVVMHQMWLGGGFGRRLDADMMIPAVQAAKAIGKPVKVIYTRENDMTMDFSRPLTYQKVKAGVDGDGKLVALSHDVVSAWPTARWGIPDFLTPSVDKKGPLDSFTVNGADFFYTVPNHHVRAIKNELAHNATPSGQLRSVAPGWTFWAVESMIDEIAAAAGKDPAQFRIALLDGKGKNDGGAQRLRNTLLAAMGLSGYGTKQLPKGEGMGVACVSSQERATASWTACVAHVAVAPSGEVTVKKLTVATDVGTQVHPDNIRAQVEGAALWGLSLAMYEKATLKDGGIEQTNFDSYTPLRMSQMPEVAVAVIANGEKATGVGEPAVTVVAPAIGNAIFNASGARVRALPITAEAVKGAMKA
- a CDS encoding (2Fe-2S)-binding protein, with the translated sequence MPTLTINGRSLSVDAANDTPLLWAIREQLQMTGTKFGCGAGLCGACTVHVNGEAVRSCQTMVGDVAGKKITTIEGLAPKGDHPLQKAWIAEQVPQCGYCQSGQIMQAASLLAKNPNPTKEEVVAHMDGNLCRCMTYSRIQKAIMRAATEMRTASASGNERRPT